The following proteins come from a genomic window of Novosphingobium sp. IK01:
- a CDS encoding ArsR/SmtB family transcription factor, whose translation MNCKAPIPAPTDDELARSAPVAAAFLKGLASPQRLMILCCLNEGERRVADLIAATGMAPTSMSQHLARLKDERIVKVRRDHRTLWYAIDHPATRDVMAALHHHFCADTTGETSRAQDGMGAG comes from the coding sequence GTGAATTGTAAAGCCCCCATCCCAGCCCCCACCGACGACGAACTGGCCCGGAGCGCGCCCGTGGCCGCCGCCTTCCTCAAGGGGCTGGCCAGCCCGCAGCGGCTGATGATCCTGTGCTGCCTGAACGAGGGCGAACGCCGCGTGGCCGACCTGATCGCGGCCACCGGCATGGCCCCGACCTCGATGTCCCAGCATCTGGCCCGGCTGAAGGACGAGCGGATCGTGAAAGTCCGCCGCGACCACCGCACGCTCTGGTATGCCATCGACCACCCCGCCACGCGCGACGTGATGGCCGCGCTCCATCACCATTTCTGCGCCGACACCACGGGGGAGACAAGCCGCGCACAGGATGGCATGGGGGCCGGATAA